The following are encoded together in the Drosophila sechellia strain sech25 chromosome 3R, ASM438219v1, whole genome shotgun sequence genome:
- the LOC6618698 gene encoding protein unc-80 homolog isoform X6, with amino-acid sequence MVTNAAGTAATGGATSNTTNNNNLQTNNNSHGANNNNDDFDFDQDSGLQDLGLPVSVQTFLWRQIAPFIRPKLGKLHESTCLFCQHAPGHHESKEACKSFEKVLVQNIQFGLSPPLTKGLGVIPRWRLLQGALPHVMHACAALLYNRVKDMQAIGPVETKLLYTMQWILLYAAEECADDEGGEDLGLGDATEPKSKSIDQYLFSVPTITLFVYLFAPIIHHLKESDFQNFRLENGIKLWQGMWDNRAPGAPCFTAPVKPKARNLLCAPTPKGSTDVFPARKHSLSADAMSPKADSPQSGISDYGRQDEEGSWVSSPKEFAFPETIPEEASSVEDERVVIFRLPSAPQLMDNSFFTADASLLQQQQSQSRRGSRQSMNSRDKDKVPSTKFEFDQQELMRGASMKEKRSASIEKETDSDKSESIKADVSAATFLDVAVLRCLFISHWQEEGIFWSLQYLYNRLSDIGEEAAITLNQPRKRSNSLPIPQIEISLYQGPGSNSRDSPGSSVVKDYIEIPDPSPTVTACVAEEPQSAPSTTERRGSEKKKRVKMADLRAFVETKMFSKSEKNLEKVGLDTNSANGKTPLQHAEYHRSLDTGEKKLSRSASMISREPASNLIKGKSMPSLSCLLDSGYIEPPKAPRPSQATCPRSTAFYPRNPIITVTEHTPTPSPDYMKRQGSIDSQLDALSNGGSMAGMTGNGGGNGSTGMGSTTTRYRGQMLRSHTDSHIDYTGVDESEAPGSSFYITRDGGIDYEIILLAISNVFKRDPAQVCSLRVLEAGLNICELLIEMGVLKLGEHAHEISMSITRRALQVLGCPHGCNDGVRGPPADFLRNQCQKILSRMLRQAGQRTKRFMQEMVKTSPLPELIDYFHAFLAFCVDPSSLLSPLSQGGYSTNFSGGMSGGAEAQVVGAVFKPLVSRFVEASKDLKGPENIALYGDIRQLVTYVKGAHGGPFRLVALSGILAVTPRPHKKGPSAQTTRVIRHIPQANANQSLQNDDNRSQRRLLLKKRSTSSACASLLETEACEEHYKTSQSPLSNFRRRTTGVRPTLTPRHSERALLSDSTSSSERNSLGRLSGLVRWFRGTPKEASSIDLEIGSLNPEISSTFMRHASLKIQRGRSSDGIGRSIQRAKRRVERRLNRFGGIVKGKKKVGGIEETADFSRRSSSDMCDGPRESEVVILKERKLVPTEPVRVGMLRLSFLLETCAPGSFPDPQLVAAVLDLPQAPLVARATFLLECAHFVHLCNKGQWPAWMKQNVGSYRASGANINLNQMKQQVSQTSARRTHILQRAAGKMFHQWAEMVGARLEEILFTERLQYEAVNASLTDPEKQRELLQQDEEEDFLDETSVNPHGNDCPHSLKLIACVLLFEITAFLRDTYLMLPKTSKLIHRDKPAPWEKVYREANRRWSMALSSMGHSQTSAQSLQSIAAGNDGAGQSERKISFVLHEPDNESENSSNTTLTKEGEEARRPTASAVRPFLLRRGTATTTGGSFKRRSLKLRRNTKDSKDIETDFNMQSRRKVSSLSDRSDTSEQGMISGGEESPGILSDDQQPESPTDSNENDDTAKNMPWLKAIIDLMSSYNYYCTHKGYCHPFCYKRHMRSCTRLVKATRKVYGEEFGFTFDADHPNVEPTIITSSKPHTSRARSTRKVSEQSSTQTSPSKRKDSLSRKDRISDDPDLEMAEKLAKAFRQEKEKKMQEEPPILKFIRIHIRNLFHFPLATLLKGAVVLTEEMVIEAMPAAWELLLETNHDTATSSAAVFLMGSVKAQNFAFDIMQRALKHKDPDIRIGAIQRYLVLWKCRFHVWPRMEENAHDVTFKVPPGGIEFTLPSPKIGIESLPVVDPPWMPVQQTKDMDVTLNQDRHRSLVTATKSRKMQQTEAIRNALRQQRDKQRAERHSFLITMIPISQQASHEPGMEKLEDHEIEEDLDGTRMSSHLHHAHSLFPSVLCSSVMQIVGCLDDAAIGSDGNAVYEIAYQVIWVCLVEESALFLRYVFERLTRDRQDQMFKLLRHLIRFVPRLPQQAAFALYNSIIGYIMFYVRSSNELKQELVGSALSVLWMVVHSVHGIMFKDLKQILRKEQCDASILLTANVPAAKKIVVHGPADDDYNIPSQFPVQEDTLFCQLLKEALDYYPIDEKNTNHYCLVDYKSSKILNPNWYIRDLYFFKRSQYPEVRLMLMRPEESFLALQKQELTKKFVEIGKVHLTWAILKNVDMVVQRVVFLHEELMKLPSFPRKALEVDLDLHHGGEYGKVLLGLDVLHKFMWVRLIARMFEAMAGNFAYSADIQLFLNVLSGASILHAEDSCIMRYVMATFINAAFNFKNIFSTNGYFMIMPTLLQVYSLHQTNKLITTTIEYAVKQFYLLNRKPFILQMFGSVSAILDTDEDGTYGEAHKVQSSCLFNLLLSLEDPSPDPLNIAELVKEPKPLKAIDFCYHDEDDDVTVLDCITLCVMVVSYSAESTRGYQMLIILEAILPCYLQQIQSPSYIPLQGKSERDIILQLAVAIRTMVHNCEGLAKSYNGPYRNSPEHKGSSQRNCSRGPPCSPGLDFEEETHPKYMTDARTKNMMDSAEDSEMIRTEYRRPRDVLLSVVADFLTKSTVRLAELAKKMPSDTKPTEVLDAKCHIRLADIAHSLLKVSPYDPESMACRGLQRYMQAVLPRAEWSNDTLRNALVTILRRIDKVFLKISKKPSIRRNTDWEAAAGLLKGIHETIIRHSYVLHWQQMKTLISTVQNLIVNEPGIPEGVSSAGAALMSQNPPAFFCSAVVRLVALQVVSPVDCFSLVQICGGSAEFATQEKAEGFLMHLIMPLCLKVCSGRGVSDVGELKMSDVSFLLTAVLNAMSPPAGRTGQAVSQINRVTGDLRAGSLTFTGSRDAKRPARISGSLYQAAFLALRIVCICFESRLSNEWPRIVRVMRDLGRRNEAAPDLWSFMEFVVTHRTPLYIVLLPFILHKISQPPIGDHERHMQFIIRERLRGTPPQGGIKSKGALLLELARELRDFRDELEEKRYVSTDRESSEQKKSDTPAATSAAEAHKSQQRPSLISIFTGTTTGQASHSHVSAVPIDSRSGSGGICTPSDTLSQQTLHPPRESLSSSSTGRDPHTTTSESQSGEADAGSAPTLVGATPSGSGHGSGGGIGTGAASAVPSHLSHSQSLQQAPFKAQPPKLRFVSSVEFRHSSGETSTTPLSPESPAEDSSGDHTRSRLQRSKAASRKTFRLKRSRLTPMEPPSIVTSQEEQTPQTQAKTLGEISWDSVSQTSSTSGYRDNNSLQTGLLSPDGSLGGLTLGRSPSQHSLLMVFEGQDEDTLI; translated from the exons ATGGTGACCAATGCCGCGGGGACAGCCGCAACGGGAGGAGCAACAAGCAACactaccaacaacaacaacctgcagacgaacaacaacagccatggggcgaacaacaacaacgatgaCTTTGACTTTGACCAGGACAGTGGACTGCAGGACCTCGGCTTGCCGGTGTCCGTGCAAACATTCCTGTGGCGCCAAATAGCGCCCTTCATCCGACCCAAGCTGGGCAAGCTGCACGAGTCTACCTGTCTG TTTTGTCAACATGCACCGGGACACCAT GAGTCAAAGGAAGCCTGCAAG TCCTTTGAGAAAGTGCTTGTGCAGAACATCCAGTTCGGCCTGTCACCACCCCTCACGAAGGGCTTGGGTGTGATTCCCCGATGGCGTCTGTTGCAAGGAGCTCTGCCACATGTTATGCACGCCTGTGCCGCTCTGCTCTACAATCGCGTCAAGGACATGCAGGCCATTGGTCCTGTGGAGACCAAGCTGCTCTACACCATGCAGTGGATTCTGCTGTACGCCGCCGAGGAATGTGCCGATGATGAAGGCGGCGAGGACCTGGGCTTGGGAGATGCGACGGAACCCAAGTCGAAGTCCATTGATCAGTACTTGTTTTCTGTACCAACTATTACG CTCTTTGTGTACCTATTTGCACCTATTATACACCACCTAAAGGAATCGGATTTCCAGAACTTTCGCCTGGAGAATGGCATTAAGCTCTGGCAGGGAATGTGGGACAATCGAGCACCCGGTGCTCCATGCTTTACAGCTCCCGTAAAGCCCAAGGCTCGAAACCTGCTGTGTGCACCCACTCCGAAAGGATCCACGGATGTTTTCCCCGCCCGGAAACACTCACTCAGTGCGGATGCCATGTCGCCCAAGGCGGATTCGCCACAGAGCGGTATCTCAGATTATGGAAGGCAGGACGAGGAG GGTTCCTGGGTTTCTTCGCCCAAGGAGTTCGCCTTTCCCGAAACCATACCAGAAGAAGCCTCCAGCGTGGAGGATGAACGTGTGGTCATATTTAGGCTGCCTTCGGCGCCACAACTAATGGATAACTCATTCTTTACG GCCGATGCCAGTctgctgcaacagcaacaatccCAGAGTCGTCGAGGAAGTCGCCAGTCAATGAACTCCCGGGACAAGGATAAAGTGCCCTCCACCAAGTTCGAGTTTGATCAGCAGGAACTCATGCGCGGTGCCTCGATGAAGGAGAAGCGCAGTGCATCCATCGAAAAGGAGACGGACTCGGATAAGTCGGAAAGTATCAAGGCGGATGTATCCGCGGCCACTTTCCTGGACGTGGCTGTGCTCCGCTGCCTCTTCATCTCGCATTGGCAGGAGGAGGGCATCTTCTGGAGCCTGCAGTATCTATACAATCG ACTCAGTGACATTGGTGAGGAGGCGGCCATCACCTTGAATCAACCTCGCAAGCGCTCGAACTCTTTGCCCATACCGCAAATTGAGATCTCACTGTACCAGGGACCCGGCAGCAATAGTCGGGATAGTCCAGGCAGTTCTGTGGTTAAGGATTACATTGAAATACCCGATCCATCGCCCACTGTGACAGCCTGTGTGGCAG AAGAACCTCAAAGTGCGCCAAGCACCACGGAAAGACGCGGCAGTGAGAAGAAGAAACGCGTTAAGATGGCCGATCTTCGGGCTTTCGTGGAGACAAAGATGTTCTCGAAGTCGGAGAAGAATTTGGAAAAAGTAGGGCTCGATACAAACTCAGCCAACGGCAAGACACCACTGCAACATGCA GAGTACCATCGCAGCCTGGACACGGGTGAGAAGAAGCTATCGCGATCTGCCTCGATGATAAGTCGCGAGCCAGCCAGTAACTTGATCAAGGGCAAGTCCATGCCCAGTCTCAG CTGTCTGCTTGATAGCGG ATACATTGAGCCACCCAAGGCCCCAAGGCCATCGCAGGCCACCTGTCCGCGTTCCACGGCCTTCTATCCCCGGAATCCCATCATTACGGTTACGGAGCACACGCCCACACCTTCGCCCGATTACATGAAGCGTCAG GGCTCCATCGACTCCCAGCTGGATGCCTTGAGTAATGGCGGCAGTATGGCTGGCATGACTGGAAACGGTGGTGGCAATGGTAGCACTGGCATgggcagcaccaccacccGTTACCGTGGTCAAATGCTGCGCTCCCACACGGATTCCCACATCGATTACACGGGCGTGGATGAGTCGGAGGCGCCGGGCTCCTCCTTTTATATAACTCGCGATGGCGGCATTGACTACGAGATAATCCTGCTGGCCATCAGCAATGTTTTCAAGCGGGATCCGGCACAGGTTTGCTCACTCCGAGTCTTGGAAGCGGGTCTGAACATCTGCGAGCTGCTGATTGAAATGGGTGTGCTCAAACTGGGCGAGCATGCCCACGAGATCTCGATGAGTATAACGAGGAGAGCTCTGCAGGTCCTGGGATGCCCACACGGATGCAATGATG GTGTTCGGGGGCCACCTGCTGACTTCCTGCGCAACCAGTGCCAGAAGATCCTGTCGAGAATGTTGCGTCAGGCTGGTCAAAGGACCAAGCGCTTTATGCAGGAGATGGTGAAGACTTCACCGCTGCCGGAACTCATCGACTACTTCCATGCCTTCCTGGCCTTCTGCGTGGATCCCAGCTCCCTGCTGTCGCCACTGA GTCAGGGCGGCTATTCGACCAATTTTAGCGGCGGCATGAGCGGCGGTGCCGAGGCCCAGGTGGTTGGAGCGGTCTTCAAGCCGCTGGTCAGCCGCTTTGTGGAGGCCAGCAAGGATCTGAAGGGTCCGGAGAACATAGCCCTCTACGGTGACATCCGGCAGCTGGTCACCTATGTGAAGGGCGCCCACGGCGGTCCGTTTCGACTGGTGGCCCTCAGTGGCATCCTCGCCGTCACTCCGAGGCCACACAAAAAGGGTCCTTCGGCGCAGACCACTCGTGTGATCAG ACACATTCCGCAGGCCAATGCAAATCAGAGTCTGCAAAACGACGACAACCGTTCCCAGCGACGTCTTCTCCTGAAGAAACGCAGCACTTCGTCCGCCTGCGCC AGCCTGCTGGAGACGGAGGCTTGCGAGGAGCACTACAAGACCAGCCAGTCGCCACTGAGCAACTTCCGGCGCAGGACGACTGGGGTGCGACCCACGTTGACTCCGCGGCACAGCGAACGCGCCCTGTTGTCCGACTCCACGTCCAGCTCGGAACGCAATTCGCTGGGACGGCTCAGCGGCTTGGTGCGCTGGTTCCGCGGCACGCCCAAGGAGGCATCGTCCATCGATCTGGAGATCGGGTCGCTCAACCCGGAGATCTCCTCCACTTTCATGCGGCACGCCTCGCTGAAGATCCAGCGCGGCCGGTCGAGCGATGGCATTGGGCGGTCCATTCAGCGCGCCAAGCGACGCGTCGAGCGGCGGCTGAACCGTTTCGGCGGCATTGTGAAGGGCAAGAAGAAGGTGGGCGGCATCGAGGAGACGGCGGACTTTAGTCGCCGCAGCTCCTCGGACATGTGCGACGGTCCGCGGGAGTCGGAGGTGGTCATCCTCAAGGAGCGCAAGCTGGTGCCCACCGAACCGGTGCGCGTGGGCATGCTTCGGCTTTCCTTTCTGCTGGAGACCTGTGCCCCCGGCTCCTTTCCCGATCCCCAGCTGGTGGCCGCCGTTCTGGATCTG CCACAAGCTCCCCTCGTGGCTAGGGCCACCTTCCTGCTGGAGTGCGCCCACTTTGTCCACCTGTGCAACAAGGGTCAGTGGCCCGCCTGGATGAAGCAGAACGTGGGCAGCTACCGGGCCTCGGGCGCAAACATCAATCTCAATCAGATGAAGCAGCAGGTGAGCCAAACGAGCGCCAGGCGCACCCACATCCTGCAGCGGGCAGCCGGGAAGATGTTCCACCAGTGGGCAGAGATGGTGGGAGCCAGGCTGGAGGAAATTCTGTTCACGGAGCGACTGCAGTACGAAGCGGTCAATGCGAGTCTCACGGATCCCGAGAAGCAGCGCGAATTGCTTCAgcaggacgaggaggaggacttCCTGGACGAAACATCAGTCAATCCGCACGGCAATGATTGCCCGCACTCCTTGAAGCTGATCGCCTGTGTGCTGCTCTTCGAGATTACGGCGTTTTTGCGGGACACCTACCTGATGCTACCAAAGACATCCAAGCTGATCCATCGCGACAAGCCGGCGCCCTGGGAGAAGGTTTACCGCGAGGCCAATCGGCGCTGGTCCATGGCCCTCAGCTCCATGGGTCACTCGCAGACCTCCGCCCAGAGCCTGCAGTCGATAGCAGCCGGGAACGATGGCGCCGGCCAGTCGGAGCGAAAGATATCCTTCGTACTCCACGAACCGGACAATGAATCAGagaacagcagcaacacaacGCTGACCAAGGAGGGTGAAGAAG CTCGTCGACCCACTGCATCGGCTGTACGACCATTCCTGCTGAGACGAGGCACTGCAACCACAACGGGAGGATCCTTCAAGCGTCGCTCACTGAAGCTTCGCCGCAACACCAAGGACAGCAAGGATATCGAAACCGACT TCAATATGCAATCACGTCGCAAGGTTTCCTCGCTCTCCGATCGCAGTGACACCTCGGAGCAGGGCATGATCAGTGGTGGCGAGGAATCACCGGGAATTCTGAGCGACGATCAGCAGCCGGAGTCACCAACGGACTCGAATGAAAACGATGATACGGCCAAGAATATGCCGTGGCTAAAGGCAATCATCGATCTTATGTCCAGCTATAACTACTACTGCACCCACAAAGGATATTGCCATCCATTTTGCTATAAGCGACACATGAGATCCTGCACTCGTTTGGTCAAAGCCACCAGAAAG GTCTATGGCGAGGAGTTTGGATTCACCTTCGATGCAGACCATCCGAATGTGGAGCCCACTATCATCACCTCCAGTAAGCCACATACTTCTCGAGCTCGCTCCACTAGAAAAGTATCGGAGCAGAGTTCCACTCAGACATCTCCGTCCAAGCGAAAGGATAGTTTGTCACGCAAAGATCG GATAAGTGATGATCCTGATCTGGAAATGGCGGAGAAGTTGGCCAAAGCTTTCCGACAGGAGAAGGAAAAGAAGATGCAGGAGGAACCACCCATCCTGAAGTTTATCCGCATTCACATACGTAACTTGTTCCATTTTCCACTGGCCACCTTGCTAAAGGGTGCAGTTGTGCTCACCGAGGAGATGGTCATCGAGGCTATGCCCGCCGCTTGGGAACTCCTCCTAGAGACTAATCACGATACGGCCACCTCAAGTGCCGCCGTATTTCTGATGGGTTCGGTAAAGGCGCAGAACTTTGCCTTCGACATCATGCAGAGGGCTTTGAAGCACAAGGATCCGGACATAAGGATTGGAGCCATTCAGCGCTATCTGGTGTTGTGGAAGTGTCGTTTCCATGTCTGGCCTCGAATGGAGGAGAATGCGCACGATGTGACCTTCAAGGTGCCACCGGGTGGCATCGAGTTCACTCTACCTTCGCCCAAGATTGGCATTGAAAGTCTGCCGGTGGTGGATCCACCATGGATGCCAGTCCAGCAGACAAAGGACATGGACGTAACCCTGAACCAAGATAGACAT CGATCCTTGGTCACCGCAACCAAGAGTCGCAAGATGCAACAGACCGAGGCCATCCGAAATGCCCTGCGCCAGCAGAGGGACAAGCAGCGGGCGGAGCGCCACAGCTTCCTGATCACCATGATACCCATAAGTCAACAGGCCTCCCATGAGCCCGGAATGGAGAAGCTGGAGGACCATGAGATCGAGGAGGACCTTGATGGCACCCGCATGTCATCGCACCTgcaccacgcccactctcTCTTCCCATCCGTTCTCTGCTCCTCCGTAATGCAGATCGTTGGCTGCCTGGACGATGCCGCCATTGGATCGGATGGCAATGCGGTATATGAGATTGCCTACCAGGTGATCTGGGTTTGCTTGGTGGAGGAGTCAGCTCTGTTTCTGCGCTATGTCTTTGAGCGGCTGACTCGCGACCGCCAGGATCAGATGTTCAAGCTCCTGCGACACCTCATCCGATTCGTGCCCCGTCTGCCCCAACAGGCGGCATTTGCGCTCTACAACTCGATTATAGGATACATCATGTTCTACGTTAGATCTTCCAACGAATTGAAGCAAGAG CTCGTTGGCTCTGCTTTATCTGTGCTGTGGATGGTGGTGCACTCGGTGCACGGAATTATGTTCAAGGATCTAAAGCAGATTCTGCGGAAGGAGCAGTGCGATGCATCCATCCTTCTAACTGCCAATGTGCCCGCTGCCAAAAAGATTGTTGTCCACGGACCAGCGGATGATGACTACAACATACCCTCTCAGTTTCCCGTCCAGGAGGATACTCTTTTTTGCCAGTTGCTCAAGGAGGCCTTGGATTACTATCCCATCGATGAGAAGAACACCAATCACTACTGTCTAGTAGACTATAAGAGCAGTAAAATTCTCAATCCCAACTGGTACATCCGTGATCTGTACTTCTTCAAGAGATCTCAATACCCTGAGGTACGTCTGATGCTTATGCGTCCTGAGGAGTCCTTCCTGGCACTCCAGAAGCAGGAGCTTACCAAGAAGTTTGTGGAGATCGGAAAGGTTCACCTGACATGGGCTATTCTAAAGAACGTGGACATGGTGGTGCAGCGGGTGGTGTTCCTGCACGAGGAGCTGATGAAGCTGCCCTCCTTTCCGCGCAAGGCACTCGAGGTGGATCTGGATCTGCACCATGGTGGCGAGTACGGAAAGGTGCTGCTCGGGTTGGACGTCCTGCACAAGTTCATGTGGGTGCGACTGATCGCCCGCATGTTCGAGGCCATGGCTGGGAATTTCGCCTACTCAGCGGACATCCAACTCTTTCTGAACGTCCTTTCCGGCGCCTCCATTCTGCACGCCGAAGATTCGTGCATCATGCGCTATGTGATGGCAACCTTCATCAACGCCGCCTTCAACTTCAAGAACATCTTCTCCACGAACGGATACTTCATGATTATGCCCACCCTGCTGCAAGTCTATTCCCTGCATCAGACGAACAAGCTCATTACCACCACCATTGAGTATGCGGTAAAGCAGTTCTATCTGCTCAACCGGAAGCCGTTTATTCTGCAAATGTTTGGTTCCGTTTCCGCCATTCTCGATACGGATGAGGATGGTACGTACGGAGAAGCCCACAAGGTGCAGTCGAGCTGTCTGTTCAACCTGCTACTCAGTCTCGAGGATCCCTCGCCGGATCCTCTAAACATAGCGGAGCTGGTCAAGGAACCCAAGCCCCTCAAGGCCATCGATTTTTGTTACCATGACGAGGATGACGACGTGACCGTTTTGGACTGCATTACCTTATGTGTGATGGTCGTCTCCTACTCCGCAGAGAGTACACGAGGATACCAAATGCTA ATAATTTTGGAGGCCATTCTGCCCTGCTATCTGCAACAGATCCAATCGCCCAGCTATATTCCGCTGCAGGGAAAGTCTGAGCGAGATATAATCCTCCAGCTGGCGGTGGCCATTCGCACCATGGTGCACAACTGCGAGGGTCTGGCCAAGAGCTACAATGGACCCTATCGGAACAGTCCGGAGCACAAGGGCTCCTCGCAGCGCAACTGCAGCCGGGGTCCTCCCTGTTCACCCGGCCTGGACTTTGAAGAGGAAACGCATCCCAAGTACATGACCGATGCTCGCACCAAGAACATGATGGACTCTGCCGAGGATTCCGAAATGATACGCACCGAGTACCGAAGACCACGTGACGTGTTGCTCTCCGTGGTGGCCGATTTCCTTACGAAATCCACCGTGCGTCTGGCAGAGCTGGCCAAGAAGATGCCCAGTGATACGAAACCCACAGAGGTTCTGGACGCCAAGTGTCACATTCGTCTGGCGGACATCGCGCATTCCTTGCTAAAGGTGTCGCCCTATGATCCGGAGTCCATGGCCTGTCGGGGTCTGCAACGTTATATGCAGGCGGTTTTGCCCCGGGCGGAGTGGTCCAACGATACATTGCGCAACGCACTGGTAACCATTCTACGGCGCATCGACAAGGTGTTCCTCAAGATCTCAAAGAAGCCATCGATCAGGAGGAATACGGACTGGGAGGCGGCCGCCGGACTGCTGAAGGGCATCCACGAGACGATCATACGGCACTCGTACGTGCTGCACTGGCAGCAGATGAAAACGCTCATCAGCACGGTGCAGAATCTGATCGTCAACGAGCCCGGCATTCCCGAGGGCGTCTCCAGCGCAGGAGCAGCGCTCATGTCTCAGAATCCGCCGGCCTTTTTCTGCTCGGCCGTGGTGCGTTTGGTGGCCCTGCAGGTGGTCAGCCCCGTGGACTGTTTCTCCCTGGTCCAGATATGCGGCGGGAGCGCCGAATTTGCCACGCAGGAAAAGGCCGAGGGCTTTCTAATGCATCTGATAATGCCACTGTGTCTGAAGGTTTGCTCGGGCCGCGGCGTTTCCGACGTGGGCGAGTTGAAGATGTCGGACGTTTCCTTCCTGCTGACTGCCGTGTTGAATGCGATGAGTCCGCCGGCGGGTCGTACCGGGCAGGCCGTGTCCCAGATCAACCGGGTGACCGGCGACCTACGCGCCGGCTCACTCACCTTCACCGGCAGTCGGGATGCCAAGCGCCCCGCCCGCATCTCCGGGTCCCTCTACCAGGCCGCCTTCTTAGCCCTGCGCATCGTGTGCATCTGCTTCGAGAGCCGGCTCTCCAACGAGTGGCCGCGCATCGTTCGGGTGATGAGGGATCTCGGCAGGCGCAACGAGGCTGCGCCGGATCTCTGGAGCTTTATGGAGTTTGTGGTCACCCACCGAACGCCCCTCTACATTGTCCTGCTGCCCTTCATTCTGCACAAG ATCTCGCAACCACCCATTGGGGATCACGAGCGACACATGCAGTTTATCATCCGGGAGCGATTGCGCGGAACTCCGCCGCAGGGCGGGATTAAGTCTAAGGGAGCTCTGCTGCTGGAACTGGCCAGGGAGCTGCGGGACTTTCGCGACGAGCTGGAGGAGAAACGCTACG TCTCCACAGATCGCGAGAGTTCCGAGCAGAAGAAGAGCGACACACCGGCGGCAACTAGTGCGGCTGAAGCCCACAAGTCGCAGCAAAGACCTTCACTCATATCTATCTTCACAGGAACCACCACGGGCCAGGCCTCGCACTCCCACGTCTCCGCCGTGCCGATCGACTCGCGCAGCGGATCCGGCGGGATCTGCACGCCCAGCGACACGCTGTCGCAGCAGACGCTGCACCCGCCGCGGGAGTCGCTTTCGAGCAGCTCCACGGGCCGGGATCCGCACACGACGACCAGCGAGAGCCAGAGCGGCGAGGCGGACGCAGGATCGGCGCCCACGCTGGTGGGGGCCACGCCGAGCGGATCAGGACATGGATCGGGCGGCGGTATTGGTACCGGTGCCGCGTCCGCCGTGCCCTCGCATCTCTCGCATTCGCAGTCGTTACAGCAAGCTCCCTTTAAGGCCCAGCCGCCCAAGCTGCGCTTCGTTTCGTCCGTGGAGTTCCGGCACTCATCCGGGGAGACATCCACCACACCGCTCTCACCCGAGAGCCCGGCAGAGGACAGTTCCGGCGATCATACCCGTTCGCGCCTGCAGCGATCCAAGGCCGCCAGCCGGAAGACCTTTAGGCTTAAGCGCAGTCGCCTAACGCCCATGGAACCACCCAGCATT GTCACCTCGCAAGAGGAACAGACCCCGCAGACGCAGGCAAAGACCCTGGGCGAGATTTCCTGGGACTCCGTTTCGCAGACATCCTCCACCTCCGGCTATCGGGACAACAACAGCCTGCAGACTGGCCTGCTCTCGCCGGATGGATCCTTGGGTGGGTTGACCCTGGGCCGCTCACCCTCGCAGCACTCGCTGTTAATGGTCTTCGAGGGACAGGACGAGGACACCCTCATTTAA